In Sphingopyxis sp. 113P3, one DNA window encodes the following:
- a CDS encoding phosphotransferase family protein yields the protein MSFPTSPEAMTPAWLAEAMGQEASALDGFTATKVGTGQMCDSFRLTLDWAPSVDAPPTVIAKCPSHDEASRHIAKLTGTYVKEVSWYRELAKGSGVAAPQCHYADIAANEVDFILLLSDLAPARQGDQLAGLGPRALDPCIDAAAGLHALLWNDARLDALPWLARDSGDIVRALFPQLYLGFRERYAARLAPEVLDVGAGLVERLDAWLTRQPAARTIVHGDLRIDNILFAPDGDRCWLVDWQTLGRGSGATDLAYLVGTSIADPSDRAAADRPAFDRWLAALSARGVDPDPEGLWTDYRIGALSGYFMAVFASMNVERTERGDEMFAVMAERPARQALALGSLDLL from the coding sequence ATGAGCTTTCCGACGTCGCCGGAGGCGATGACCCCGGCGTGGCTTGCCGAGGCAATGGGACAGGAAGCGTCGGCGCTCGACGGCTTCACCGCAACCAAGGTCGGCACGGGGCAGATGTGCGACAGTTTCCGCCTCACGCTCGACTGGGCACCCAGCGTCGACGCGCCCCCGACGGTCATCGCCAAATGCCCGAGCCACGATGAGGCGAGCCGCCATATCGCCAAGCTCACGGGCACCTACGTCAAGGAGGTGAGCTGGTATCGCGAACTGGCGAAGGGCAGCGGCGTCGCCGCCCCCCAATGCCATTATGCCGACATCGCCGCCAATGAGGTCGATTTCATCCTCCTGCTCAGCGACCTCGCCCCCGCGCGGCAGGGCGACCAGCTTGCCGGACTGGGGCCGCGCGCGCTGGATCCATGCATCGACGCCGCGGCGGGACTTCATGCGCTGCTGTGGAATGACGCACGGCTCGACGCCCTCCCCTGGCTCGCCCGCGATAGCGGCGACATCGTTCGCGCACTTTTCCCTCAGCTCTACCTCGGCTTTCGCGAACGCTACGCGGCGCGCCTCGCGCCCGAAGTGCTCGACGTCGGCGCGGGCCTGGTCGAGCGTCTTGACGCATGGCTGACGCGCCAGCCCGCTGCGCGGACGATCGTCCATGGCGACCTGCGTATCGACAACATCCTCTTTGCCCCGGACGGAGACCGATGCTGGCTCGTCGACTGGCAGACGCTCGGCCGGGGCAGCGGCGCGACCGATCTTGCCTATCTGGTCGGAACGAGCATCGCCGATCCCAGCGATCGCGCGGCTGCCGACCGCCCGGCTTTCGACCGCTGGCTCGCCGCGCTCAGCGCCCGCGGCGTCGACCCCGACCCCGAGGGGCTATGGACCGATTACCGGATCGGTGCGCTTAGTGGCTATTTCATGGCGGTGTTCGCCTCGATGAACGTCGAGCGCACCGAGCGCGGCGACGAGATGTTTGCGGTGATGGCCGAACGTCCAGCGCGCCAGGCGCTCGCGCTGGGGAGCCTCGATCTGCTCTAG
- the rpsI gene encoding 30S ribosomal protein S9, producing MADEQTMTDLKDLAGAVEGTVAPAAPTAPLREKQVDKQGRAYATGRRKDAVARVWVKPGTGKITVNGRDQEVYFARPTLRLVINQPFGLTDRVGQYDVVATVKGGGLSGQAGAVLHGIAQALTRFEPALRGAVKSAGFLTRDSRAVERKKYGKAKARRSFQFSKR from the coding sequence ATGGCTGACGAACAGACCATGACCGATCTCAAGGACCTCGCCGGCGCCGTCGAAGGCACCGTCGCTCCGGCCGCCCCGACCGCTCCGCTCCGCGAAAAGCAGGTCGACAAGCAGGGCCGCGCTTACGCGACCGGCCGCCGCAAGGACGCCGTCGCGCGCGTGTGGGTCAAGCCCGGCACGGGCAAGATCACCGTCAACGGCCGCGACCAGGAAGTCTATTTCGCGCGTCCGACGCTGCGCCTCGTCATCAACCAGCCCTTCGGCCTGACCGATCGCGTTGGCCAGTATGACGTTGTCGCGACCGTCAAGGGCGGCGGGCTCTCGGGCCAGGCCGGGGCGGTGCTGCACGGCATCGCGCAGGCACTGACCCGCTTTGAACCTGCGCTCCGCGGCGCAGTGAAGTCGGCTGGCTTCCTGACCCGCGACAGCCGCGCAGTGGAGCGTAAGAAGTACGGCAAGGCCAAGGCCCGCCGCAGCTTCCAGTTCTCGAAGCGCTGA
- the rplM gene encoding 50S ribosomal protein L13, whose product MKALTKTTQSANAATVEKKWVLIDADGLVVGRVASIIANILRGKHKPSFTPHVDCGDNVIVINAEKVAFTGNKLADKRYYKHTGYAGGIKETSPQKVLEGRFPERVLEKAVERMIPRGPLGRQQMRNLRIFAGSEHPHAAQNPEVLDVASMNRKNKVGA is encoded by the coding sequence ATGAAGGCGCTGACCAAGACGACCCAGTCGGCGAATGCCGCAACGGTCGAAAAGAAATGGGTGCTGATCGACGCCGACGGCCTGGTCGTGGGCCGGGTTGCTTCGATCATCGCCAACATCCTGCGCGGCAAGCACAAGCCGAGCTTTACCCCGCATGTCGATTGCGGTGACAATGTCATCGTCATCAACGCGGAGAAAGTGGCCTTTACCGGCAACAAGCTGGCCGACAAGCGCTACTACAAGCACACCGGCTATGCCGGCGGCATCAAGGAAACCAGCCCCCAGAAGGTTCTGGAAGGCCGCTTCCCCGAGCGCGTGCTCGAAAAGGCCGTTGAACGCATGATCCCGCGCGGCCCCCTTGGCCGCCAGCAGATGCGCAACCTGCGCATCTTCGCCGGCAGCGAACATCCGCACGCCGCGCAGAACCCCGAAGTGCTCGACGTCGCGTCGATGAACCGCAAGAACAAGGTGGGTGCATAA